GGTCGTGAGCATGGGTCGGCTCCGCAAACGCGCTTCGGCGGGTGGACACGTGGACCGGCGGCGCCCCTGAGGGGAGTTGAAAAGATCCGGGGGAGCGCCTGCTCGGGTCCACATCAGGTCCGAGGGCTGGATGGTTCCAACAAGGTTCCGACAGCGAGGCAATCATGAAGTAAGCGACGCTCACAGCATTTTTACCCAACTTGCAGGGGTTTCCATCCCTCCGGGGGCCTGACGGTTCAACTGTTCAACTCCGAACGGCCGCAAAGGTCACTCCGGCTCAATCAACAAGAAGGCACCCGACGGGAGTTGACTCCGCCGGGTGCCTCCAGTGGTCGCGGACCAGCTGCCCCGTGTCAGCTGCCTCCGCCGCCGCATCCCCCGCCGCCCCCGCAGGACGACCCCCCGCCGCAGGACGAGCCGCCCCCGCACGAGTGGCCGCCGCCCGAGTCACCGCCACCGGCCCACCAGCCGGCGCTCCCCGCCGAACCGCTGCTCCGGCGCCCCCTGCCGCTCCCGGCCCGCTTGGAACCGGCGGCCATCGCGATGATCACGACGAACACGAACCCAATGATCAGAATCCCGATGAACGTTGTCACTGCACTCACCGTCCTTCCATCCCCCGAAGCGAGCTCTCCGCGTCGTCGCGTGACCGCTTCTTGCGTGTGAGGGGGATGCCCCCGGCCCCAGGAACCCAAAGCAGACTTGAGCAACTTCAGAGGGTTCTCTCTGGGCAACGGCGCCTGACCTGCACAAAAGGGCAGTTCAGGGGCCGTCCATGGGTTACTGGGCCGTCTGTGGGCCGTGATCTTCCTGCGAGATGCGCTGAAACACCGTGTCGATGGCGCTGCGGGCCCGCTGGCGGCTGTCAGGCATCAGGTGGGCGTACACCCGGAGCGTCAACCCTGGGTCGGCGTGCCCCATGTACTCGCTGACGGCCTTGATGTTCTCACCCGCGTCCAGCAACGCAGACGCGTAGAAGTGCCGCAGTGCGTGCATCCCGTGCTCGCGCGCCGACTCGTACTTGCCGTTCTCATCCGCTTCCGGCGAGATGAGGCCCGCGACCGCGAGAGCGGGCTTCCACTCCTTGCCGTTGAAGTTGCTACGCCACACCAGGCCTCCTTGCTCAGCCGTGAAGATCAGCCGGGCGGACACCTTCGGCCCCTCCGGCACATCCCACGGCAACGTGATCTCTACGGGCTTGCACGCATCCATGTGCGCCCGGAGGGCTTCCGCCACGGAGTCGGGCAGCGGAACGTCCCGCTTCTTTTTGCCCTTGGGGAGAGCGAATACCGGGTGCCCTTCCACGTGTTTGATCTGCCGGACCACGTGCAGCGTGCGCCCTTCGGTGTCGATAGCGTCCTCAGCCAGCCCGAACACCTCGCCCTGGCGCAGGCCGCATCCGGCGCCGACGTCGACCATCGCTCGGTACCTCTCCAGAAGAGCCGCGCGAACGGCGAACACCTGAGCGGGCACCCACGGGACTACGGGATGCGGGGCAGGCTTGGGCCGCCGGACAGTCCGTGCACCGCACGGGTTGCGCGACAACAGCGTGTCGTCGACGGCGGCAGATAGGACCGACTGAACGGCGGCGAAGATGTTCCGGGCGTAGGAAGGGCCGACGCCGGGCTTCGCTTCCAGGGCGGCAACGAACTCCCTGATGTGCTCCGGCCGGAAGGTCCCGATCGGACGGGAACCGAGCAGCGGGTAGACGTGCAGCCGCAGGCGCCGGCCGAGTTCCTTCCGGGTCATCGCGCTGGGTGTCTTGCTGTCCAACCACTTCTCGGCGTACTGCCGGAACGTGATCCGCACGGACTTGGGGTCGGTGTAATGACCGCGCGTCATGTCCGTCTCGATGGCGCTGAGCCACTTCTCAGCGAGGCGCTTCTGTCCGTCGGCAAAGCTCTTCGACTTCTCCGTGCCGTCGGGGCCGACGTAGCGGGCGCGGTAGCGCATGCCGGTGCCGTGGCGGTCGGTCTTGACGCGGACGGTCTTGCCAGCGGCGTTAGTTTCTG
This window of the Streptomyces sp. SLBN-118 genome carries:
- a CDS encoding site-specific integrase; the encoded protein is MAGHIQDRWYKTETNAAGKTVRVKTDRHGTGMRYRARYVGPDGTEKSKSFADGQKRLAEKWLSAIETDMTRGHYTDPKSVRITFRQYAEKWLDSKTPSAMTRKELGRRLRLHVYPLLGSRPIGTFRPEHIREFVAALEAKPGVGPSYARNIFAAVQSVLSAAVDDTLLSRNPCGARTVRRPKPAPHPVVPWVPAQVFAVRAALLERYRAMVDVGAGCGLRQGEVFGLAEDAIDTEGRTLHVVRQIKHVEGHPVFALPKGKKKRDVPLPDSVAEALRAHMDACKPVEITLPWDVPEGPKVSARLIFTAEQGGLVWRSNFNGKEWKPALAVAGLISPEADENGKYESAREHGMHALRHFYASALLDAGENIKAVSEYMGHADPGLTLRVYAHLMPDSRQRARSAIDTVFQRISQEDHGPQTAQ